One genomic segment of Arachis duranensis cultivar V14167 chromosome 4, aradu.V14167.gnm2.J7QH, whole genome shotgun sequence includes these proteins:
- the LOC107484836 gene encoding uncharacterized protein LOC107484836, translating to MRIKRMTSNGKWNMSDVDIAHMNSLREVGISIPKIYQSFAMQVGGFNLVKFTNQDMHNEVRKQRALQEGDVNAVLQEDYQVFGDVLAIDATYDRNKYNLPVIVLSGVIHYNQTCVFATAMVSQVDEFKSQWEAMIEEYGVQDVEWASDLYRKKHSLATTYLRGRFFVGIRTTSRCESLHTKMGRFVDSQYGIIDFITNFKRCIDFVQDKEEE from the exons ATGAGGATAAAGAGAATGACATCTAATGGGAAATG GAATATGTCGGATGTTGATATAGCTCACATGAATAGCTTAAGGGAGGTAGGAATTAGCATTCCAAAGATATATCAGTCATTTGCGATGCAGGTTGGAGGGTTCAACTTAGTCAAGTTTACAAATCAAGACATGCACAATGAGGTTCGCAAGCAACGTGCACTGCAGGAAGGGGATGTTAATGCTGTGCT TCAAGAAGATTACCAGGTTTTTGGAGATGTGCTTGCTATTGATGCGACCTATGACAGGAATAAGTATAACCTTCCGGTGATTGTGCTGTCTGGGGTTATTCACTATAACCAGACATGTGTTTTTGCAACTGCCATGGTCTCTC AAGTGGATGAGTTTAAATCGCAATGGGAGGCTATGATAGAGGAGTACGGGGTACAGGATGTGGAGTGGGCCAGTGACTTGTACAGGAAGAAGCATAGCTTGGCTACTACCTACCTCAGAGGGAGATTTTTTGTCGGGATTAGGACAACTTCTCGGTGTGAGTCGTTACATACGAAGATGGGGAGGTTTGTGGACAGCCAGTACGGGATAATAGACTTTAtcacaaattttaaaagatgCATCGATTTTGTCCAAGACAAAGAAGAGGAGTGA